A single genomic interval of Helianthus annuus cultivar XRQ/B chromosome 6, HanXRQr2.0-SUNRISE, whole genome shotgun sequence harbors:
- the LOC110944075 gene encoding uncharacterized protein LOC110944075, which yields MAVLWNVSLRKAVAIDVPNVAYQKYRTILGFGVCDETCDPKIVKIIYINSQRDIESTSDSIPWQVEVFTLSTRAWRSPYSSNLPRKSIEFRLEQVFVDQFLYWCATDRVTIDGGIQSYNVIISFDITSEKFREINLPDALAHHQPYKLSISKLKESLVVVQSCGEINDGVFRVWMMEDGVPKSFTKIFTVCTPGTKVLSVPEFRKSGEPIIQTVDDSCGAHEYVTSLSVCEPRSKLISDLGISGWLCSFSVYSYMETLLLLDQPDLTTNDI from the coding sequence ATGGCTGTTCTTTGGAATGTTTCACTTAGAAAAGCTGTTGCCATTGATGTGCCTAATGTTGCATATCAGAAATATAGAACAATTCTAGGTTTTGGGGTTTGTGATGAGACTTGTGATCCTAAGATCGTCAAGATTATATATATTAATAGTCAGAGGGATATTGAAAGTACATCCGATAGCATCCCTTGGCAAGTTGAGGTGTTTACATTAAGCACCAGGGCTTGGAGAAGTCCATATAGCAGCAATCTCCCACGTAAATCAATTGAATTTCGCTTGGAGCAGGTATTTGTTGATCAGTTTCTTTACTGGTGTGCTACTGATAGGGTTACTATAGATGGTGGAATTCAGTCATACAATGTGATTATTTCATTTGATATAACAAGTGAAAAATTTAGAGAAATCAACCTCCCGGATGCTTTAGCACACCACCAACCTTATAAGTTGTCCATATCTAAACTAAAGGAGTCTCTTGTTGTGGTTCAAAGCTGTGGAGAGATCAATGATGGTGTTTTCCGTGTATGGATGATGGAGGATGGCGTTCCAAAATCGTTTACAAAGATATTCACTGTTTGCACACCAGGTACAAAAGTTCTATCAGTACCGGAATTTAGGAAGAGTGGTGAACCTATAATTCAAACTGTAGATGATTCTTGTGGCGCACATGAATATGTTACTTCACTTTCTGTTTGTGAACCCCGCTCAAAACTCATCAGTGATCTTGGTATTAGTGGATGGTTGTGTTCGTTTTCTGTGTATTCTTACATGGAAACATTACTTCTGCTTGATCAACCAGATCTTACAACTAATGACATTTGA